One genomic segment of Mytilus trossulus isolate FHL-02 chromosome 4, PNRI_Mtr1.1.1.hap1, whole genome shotgun sequence includes these proteins:
- the LOC134714197 gene encoding ctenidin-3-like — protein MKITICLLLALCSAVSAQRYVKGKSGSRGWGAKGGGRRGGGWGGGSGGGWGGGSDGGWGGGSDGGWGGGSGGGWGGGRDGGWGGGSGGGWGGRSYVGSGHVYVERQPWWYTYGGSGGRGGGSGGSGGGYGGYGSGYEGGYGSGYDGYGGYGGGSGGGSSKGY, from the exons atgaaaattacaatttgtCTACTGCTTGCCCTCTGTAGCGCAGTTAGTGCCCAAAGGTATGTAAAAGGAAAAAGTGGATCAAGAGGTTGGGGAGCGAAGGGTGGGGGAAGACGTGGTGGTGGATGGGGAGGTGGAAGTGGCGGTGGATGGGGAGGTGGAAGTGATGGTGGATGGGGAGGTGGAAGTGATGGTGGATGGGGAGGTGGAAGTGGTGGTGGATGGGGAGGTGGACGTGATGGTGGATGGGGAGGTGGAAGTGGTGGTGGATGGGGAGGAAGATCATACGTAGGATCTGGACATGTATATGTTGAAAGACAGCCTTGGTGGTATACCTATGGTGGATCTGGTGGTAGAGGCGGTGGATCTGGTGGTTCTGGTGGTGGATATGGTGGTTACGGAAGTGGTTACGAAGGTGGTTACGGAAGTGGCTACGATGGTTACGGTGGTTACGGGGGTGGTTCCGGAGGAGGAAGTAGCAAGG gaTATTAG